CTTCCTTCGCCTTCAGCTCGAATATCTTTTCCCGGCACTTCATGTAAATGTCAAAGGCGAAAAGGGCCAGATCATCGATGGTGGAATCAAAGGCCGCCAATTGATCGGTCATCCCGGGAAGATGCAGTATCTCGTTGCCGAGCTCCTGTCGCACGATATTCTTGAGCTGGAAGATGAACGCAACGGCCTCGGAGGGCGTAAACTCCTGGATCGCCCGGATCCTGACAATTCCGTCAAGAAGGGTCTTAACGGTATCAGGGATCATCCCCTTCAGCAGCGCATCGAACAGGCCGTCCAATCCCTCCGCGAGCGTGTAGCCGACCGGGTTCGTGAACTGGGCCTTCTGCTTCTTCAAAAAACCTGAGGTATTCTCCGGATAGGTGTCCGCAACCGCATCGAACCACTTTTTCAGGATCGCGGGCTTCTTTTCCATCAGCTGTTGTTTGAGGTCCATATCCATAATCAATCCGGCAAAAACAGGACCATGCAGCGATCGCTGCATGGTCTCAAACGTTTAGAAGAAGAGCAGGTGCTTCGCCGCTTCCATCTCTTTCTGAATATCCGCGAAAGAAACGAACTTGGTTTTGATATCCGCGCCGCCGATATCATCGGCATCGGCGATCATCTGGTCCTCTTTCAGGCCGAGGCGCTCCATGTCCTCCTTGCAGACCCAGATCGGCACATCTACCTGAAGGGAACTCTTGATGTGGCTTTCGGTGCTGGTCACACCGTAGATCTTCATGGCCGGCTGGTTTTTAACCGCATTCAGCACGCCATCGCCGACGAAGACAACGGTCGGGACGACTGAATCGCCGTCATCCATGTAGATCTCAGCGGTCTGGCTTGAGATCGCATGGGTGAGCGCCAGGCGGGGGTTCTCGCTCTTGTAGGGCGGTCTCTGAACAACGAACATTAATTTTACGGCGCCCATTTACTCACCTCCGATATGAAGCAGCTTGTCGGTCTTGACGGTCTTTGCCAGGTACCAGTCCATGCTGGCGCGTTTCACGCCCTCCGGGGTGTCTTCCTTGTGGTAGCCCCGGGCCTCGGCACAGGCCTCGCATGCGGTGACTTCCATGCCTTTGGCGATAAGCTCTTTCATCCGCTTATCATTGTACGAGTAGTCCTTGAATGCTTTT
Above is a genomic segment from Nitrospirota bacterium containing:
- a CDS encoding DsrE family protein; amino-acid sequence: MGAVKLMFVVQRPPYKSENPRLALTHAISSQTAEIYMDDGDSVVPTVVFVGDGVLNAVKNQPAMKIYGVTSTESHIKSSLQVDVPIWVCKEDMERLGLKEDQMIADADDIGGADIKTKFVSFADIQKEMEAAKHLLFF
- a CDS encoding DsrE family protein — its product is MGELTLGVFPSLVGSMSLDFSFKLAEAAIAKGHKVNMWLSGNAVMMAKKGQKAFKDYSYNDKRMKELIAKGMEVTACEACAEARGYHKEDTPEGVKRASMDWYLAKTVKTDKLLHIGGE
- a CDS encoding RsbRD N-terminal domain-containing protein, giving the protein MDMDLKQQLMEKKPAILKKWFDAVADTYPENTSGFLKKQKAQFTNPVGYTLAEGLDGLFDALLKGMIPDTVKTLLDGIVRIRAIQEFTPSEAVAFIFQLKNIVRQELGNEILHLPGMTDQLAAFDSTIDDLALFAFDIYMKCREKIFELKAKEATNMTFRLLQQARIIVDGQD